From a region of the Enterobacter cancerogenus genome:
- the glgP gene encoding glycogen phosphorylase, which yields MNAPFSYSSPTLSVEALKHSIAYKLMFTIGKDPVIANKHEWLNATLFAVRDRMVERWLRSNRAQLSQETRQVYYLSMEFLIGRTLSNALLSLGIYEDVKNALEEMGLDLEELIDEENDPGLGNGGLGRLAACFLDSLATLALPGRGYGIRYDYGMFKQNIVDGRQKESPDYWLEYGNPWEFKRHNTRYKVRFGGRIQQEGKRSRWVETEEILAVAYDQIIPGYDTDATNTLRLWSAQASSEINLGKFNQGDYFAAVEDKNHSENVSRVLYPDDSTYSGRELRLRQEYFLVSSTIQDILSRHHQLHKTYANLADKIAIHLNDTHPVLSIPELMRLLIDEHKFSWDEAFEVTCQVFSYTNHTLMSEALETWPVDMLGKILPRHLQIIFEINDYFLKTLQEQYPNDTGLLSRASIIDESNGRRVRMAWLAVVISHKVNGVSELHSNLMVQSLFADFAKIFPTRFCNVTNGVTPRRWLALANHPLSGVLDQNIGRTWRTDLSQLSELEQHIDFPTVNKAVREAKLLNKKRLSVWLAMHLNVVANPKALFDVQIKRIHEYKRQLMNVLHVITHYNRIKADPTADWVPRVKIFAGKAASAYYMAKHIIHLINDVAKVINTDPVIGDKLKVVFIPNYSVSLAQMIIPAADLSEQISTAGTEASGTSNMKFALNGALTIGTLDGANVEMLEHVGAENIFIFGNTTEEVEALRRQGYQPREYYEQDEELRQVLTQIATGLFNPDEPGRYRDLVDSLINFGDHYQVLADYRSYVDCQDKVDDLYRQQEKWTSAAMHNIANMGYFSSDRTIKEYADTIWHIDPVRL from the coding sequence ATGAACGCTCCTTTTAGCTACTCTTCACCGACACTCAGCGTTGAGGCGTTAAAGCACTCCATCGCCTATAAGCTGATGTTCACCATCGGGAAAGATCCGGTTATCGCCAACAAACACGAGTGGCTGAACGCCACGCTGTTTGCCGTGCGTGACCGCATGGTCGAACGCTGGCTGCGCTCCAACCGCGCTCAGCTTTCGCAGGAAACGCGGCAGGTTTACTACCTGTCGATGGAATTTTTGATTGGCCGTACCCTGTCTAACGCGCTGCTGTCGCTCGGTATCTATGAAGACGTGAAAAACGCGCTCGAAGAGATGGGGCTGGACCTGGAAGAGCTGATCGACGAAGAGAACGACCCCGGCCTCGGCAACGGCGGCCTGGGGCGCCTTGCCGCCTGCTTCCTCGACTCGCTGGCGACCCTGGCGCTGCCGGGGCGCGGCTACGGCATTCGCTATGACTACGGGATGTTCAAACAGAACATCGTTGACGGGCGTCAGAAGGAGTCCCCGGACTACTGGCTGGAGTACGGCAACCCGTGGGAGTTCAAACGCCACAACACGCGCTACAAGGTGCGCTTCGGCGGACGTATTCAGCAGGAGGGTAAACGCTCCCGCTGGGTCGAAACCGAAGAGATCCTCGCCGTGGCCTATGACCAGATCATCCCCGGCTACGATACCGATGCCACCAACACGCTGCGCCTGTGGAGCGCCCAGGCGAGTAGCGAGATCAACCTCGGTAAGTTCAACCAGGGCGACTACTTCGCAGCAGTGGAAGATAAAAACCACTCCGAGAACGTGTCCCGCGTGCTCTATCCGGACGACTCAACCTACTCGGGGCGTGAGCTGCGCCTGCGTCAGGAATATTTCCTCGTTTCTTCGACGATCCAGGACATCCTCAGCCGTCACCATCAGCTGCACAAAACCTACGCCAACCTTGCGGATAAAATCGCGATTCACCTCAACGACACCCATCCGGTGCTGTCGATTCCTGAGCTGATGCGTCTGCTGATTGACGAACATAAGTTCAGCTGGGACGAGGCGTTCGAGGTGACCTGCCAGGTGTTCTCCTACACCAACCATACGCTGATGAGCGAAGCGCTGGAGACCTGGCCGGTGGACATGCTCGGTAAAATCCTGCCGCGCCATCTGCAGATCATCTTCGAGATTAACGACTACTTCCTGAAGACGTTGCAGGAGCAGTATCCGAACGACACCGGCCTGCTGAGCCGCGCGTCGATCATCGATGAGTCCAACGGTCGCCGCGTGCGCATGGCCTGGCTGGCGGTGGTGATCAGCCACAAGGTCAACGGGGTGTCCGAGCTGCACTCGAACCTGATGGTGCAGTCGCTGTTTGCTGATTTTGCCAAAATCTTCCCGACGCGCTTCTGCAACGTGACCAACGGCGTAACGCCGCGGCGCTGGCTGGCGCTGGCGAACCATCCGTTATCCGGCGTGCTGGACCAGAACATTGGCCGCACCTGGCGCACCGATTTGAGCCAGCTGAGCGAGTTAGAGCAGCACATCGATTTTCCGACGGTGAACAAAGCGGTGCGCGAAGCGAAGCTGCTGAACAAGAAGCGTCTGTCGGTCTGGCTGGCTATGCACCTGAACGTTGTGGCTAATCCGAAGGCGCTGTTCGACGTTCAAATCAAGCGTATCCACGAATACAAACGTCAGCTGATGAACGTGCTGCACGTCATCACCCACTACAACCGCATCAAGGCGGATCCCACCGCCGACTGGGTGCCGCGCGTGAAAATCTTCGCCGGTAAAGCCGCGTCGGCGTATTACATGGCGAAGCACATTATTCATCTTATCAATGATGTGGCGAAGGTGATCAACACCGATCCGGTCATTGGCGACAAGCTGAAGGTGGTCTTTATCCCCAACTACAGCGTGAGCCTGGCGCAGATGATCATTCCGGCGGCGGATCTCTCCGAGCAGATTTCCACGGCGGGAACGGAGGCTTCCGGGACCAGTAACATGAAGTTTGCCCTGAACGGCGCGCTGACCATCGGCACGCTGGACGGTGCCAACGTCGAGATGCTGGAGCATGTGGGCGCGGAGAATATCTTTATCTTCGGTAACACCACGGAAGAGGTGGAGGCGCTGCGCAGGCAAGGCTACCAGCCGCGTGAGTATTACGAGCAGGACGAGGAGCTGCGCCAGGTGCTGACGCAAATCGCGACCGGTCTCTTTAACCCTGACGAGCCGGGCCGCTACCGTGACCTGGTGGATTCGCTGATTAACTTCGGCGACCACTATCAGGTGCTGGCGGATTACCGCAGCTACGTGGATTGCCAGGATAAAGTGGACGATCTGTATCGTCAGCAGGAGAAGTGGACCAGCGCCGCGATGCATAACATCGCCAACATGGGATATTTCTCGTCGGACAGAACCATCAAGGAGTATGCCGACACCATCTGGCATATTGATCCGGTGCGGTTGTAA